One genomic region from Spirosoma sp. KCTC 42546 encodes:
- a CDS encoding serine protease, which translates to MPTIEQILAALRTSRPTFTNLFEEAQTDLPSQNRLAFEAVTLVADDTEAYVKALQYAQANNFLQPLLERLINERQEDGSLTVLLANQTNAGAATLQAMVNEAQGFVQPEILCRGINDGKHWTGQITVTLPAGGRANGTCILIGPRLVLTAWHVVHALFRNNNGTWEPDPTINGTNRIQVDFDNYLLRVGQNGGLGGSAGAIKVFGHATDWCVKFSPCHQDELNDRLPADAKDLADFWDYAIIRLDATPGIGRRFAHLDAQAFVPAPTDNCILLQYPAAQTLRLGLGAIGRFTPPNPEVSRLRFLHQINTLPGSSGGGCYDRSFVLFGLHQGVWSQGEGLNRGIPMVKIYEHINVSGLPAPDPTENPYWELTTDTKKEPIIGLDQFQAVCWRLAMVGGPRLLAITGANGSGKTFCVRVLSQMLPDGGNLKIRLNAGPGGIGQKDARQLVADMCANAGVEAPVIPDMDPNSTSIVWLKNEVIPALLSALDRARRGNLVWILLTDLNKGTIDGLHASEFLFLLYEQILKVDWLRIVLDGVRADIPESLNDVTERFRIQEKSQYDIETYLRHFFSTLDQSFDSEQAVPFSAFLIQPYQNLLNNNPDNALKNLASETKRFSEVFRKADQ; encoded by the coding sequence ATGCCAACCATCGAGCAGATTCTTGCCGCTTTACGCACGTCGCGTCCAACGTTTACAAACCTGTTTGAAGAAGCTCAAACTGATTTGCCAAGCCAAAACCGCCTGGCATTTGAGGCCGTTACATTGGTTGCCGATGATACCGAAGCGTACGTGAAAGCGCTCCAGTATGCCCAGGCGAATAACTTTCTGCAACCACTTCTGGAGCGACTGATTAATGAGCGTCAGGAGGATGGGAGCCTTACCGTACTGTTGGCCAATCAAACCAACGCGGGAGCAGCTACCCTACAGGCAATGGTCAATGAAGCACAGGGATTTGTTCAGCCGGAGATACTATGCCGGGGTATCAATGATGGAAAACATTGGACAGGTCAAATCACTGTGACCCTGCCTGCTGGTGGTCGTGCCAACGGAACATGTATTTTGATTGGGCCCCGCCTGGTACTAACAGCCTGGCATGTCGTACACGCACTATTCAGGAATAATAATGGTACCTGGGAGCCCGATCCAACCATTAATGGTACCAACCGGATACAAGTCGATTTTGATAATTATCTGTTACGAGTCGGGCAGAATGGTGGGTTGGGCGGTAGTGCTGGCGCTATTAAAGTTTTTGGGCACGCTACAGACTGGTGTGTAAAATTCAGTCCATGCCATCAGGATGAGCTGAATGATCGGTTGCCTGCCGACGCCAAAGATTTAGCTGATTTCTGGGATTATGCCATTATCCGACTGGACGCTACACCAGGCATTGGACGGCGTTTTGCCCACCTCGATGCGCAGGCATTTGTACCCGCTCCCACGGATAATTGTATACTGCTTCAATACCCAGCCGCCCAAACACTCAGGCTTGGCTTAGGCGCTATTGGTCGCTTTACGCCACCTAATCCAGAGGTGTCCCGGTTGCGATTCCTGCATCAGATCAATACATTGCCCGGTTCATCAGGCGGAGGGTGTTACGATCGCAGTTTTGTTCTTTTCGGATTGCATCAGGGAGTTTGGAGTCAGGGAGAAGGCCTGAACAGGGGCATACCCATGGTAAAAATCTATGAACACATTAATGTAAGCGGATTACCCGCGCCTGATCCAACTGAAAATCCATACTGGGAGCTAACTACCGATACTAAAAAAGAGCCAATTATTGGGCTCGATCAGTTTCAGGCTGTTTGTTGGCGGCTGGCAATGGTAGGTGGGCCGAGGCTACTCGCCATTACCGGGGCAAATGGCAGCGGAAAAACCTTCTGTGTTCGGGTTCTTTCACAGATGCTTCCGGATGGGGGTAACCTCAAAATTCGACTGAATGCCGGGCCGGGAGGCATTGGCCAGAAAGATGCCCGTCAGCTTGTTGCCGATATGTGCGCTAATGCCGGCGTAGAGGCCCCGGTAATACCCGATATGGACCCCAACTCAACGTCAATCGTATGGCTCAAAAATGAGGTGATCCCTGCGCTACTATCGGCACTGGATCGAGCACGTAGAGGTAATTTAGTCTGGATTCTGTTGACGGATTTGAACAAGGGAACAATTGACGGGTTGCATGCATCCGAATTTTTGTTCCTGTTATATGAGCAGATACTAAAGGTAGACTGGCTCCGCATCGTGCTCGACGGCGTTAGGGCCGACATTCCTGAGTCACTTAATGACGTTACCGAGCGGTTCAGAATCCAGGAGAAAAGTCAGTATGACATTGAAACATACCTCAGGCATTTTTTCAGTACGCTGGATCAATCCTTTGATAGTGAACAGGCTGTACCATTCAGTGCATTCTTAATACAACCCTATCAGAACTTGCTCAACAACAATCCTGACAATGCCCTGAAGAATCTGGCGTCTGAAACAAAGCGGTTTAGCGAAGTATTCAGGAAAGCGGATCAATGA
- a CDS encoding AAA family ATPase, whose protein sequence is MKDLNAFAQQLAARMEQQLARSPQSLINSIEDADPEADSITTGPLDTLAQLTQQAEERAAVSGRFAPVDLVAFIGDDSIRQQTLSRLAPTCTIETVDGKLQWLLAQNYRNDTLKKLVSSDRLTTVLNEPLPATDLFGDMLRKVLKEGDKLPLVDRSSADLQAISAATDAISDTGLPQPDPAQIRNLLLKDTLLADYEILLKNQFVGREEELKKLELFVLQGSGSVGYSEWSGLGLTGVGGVGKSTLLAKFAEDAVARKLATLVLLDFDRPGIDPRDQYWLEMEMTRQVGLQYADLAEPLRQLRADWRQQRQSESVANPYQQSSKNQYFTESVEVSRGFRSIVSEMRQLIQQANLEKPHTVAQERPFLLVLDTFEEVMQLELAGRVLDWLSDIGNALRPIPLRVIFSGRLFDDDQTELGSWGVRDFIELTELDHKQAELLLHNLGVAKPMAKRLSYSDLFPRRPLEIRLLAKIATRESASSIDELEAEIRQGGPAAKNLFTGIVYKRLLQRIDNKDKVIRELAYPGLVLRYVTPALIEQVLVPALDLTLMDDPAVVLTKLASYSWLASRRASEDPQEVWHRRDLRRSVLQLILAQEPGKARRISELAVKFFADKPEKEWAEGIYHQLILMRDHQDGETFELADLKQAGPWIKLDLTDLPKPAQVLFRFATEGRVQSGDVDCLPNRYLAGAYQKTGRRLVNSREFTKALQLLRRGQGANIAYKLPNPTRPDLWEIDVLFATASWADLPDALDKTVVVPTDASLVNFANWLYPAVLVNPELRSPAETARRLADATQSEKAMDDVLTGSDATLVVSYLSVGLVLQQIIAPLTADSRRRIGQFIGQTEQQAVIRKSARLSHKLVLLSLLSDQPATSFSLAPSIVRINSAWLKRLAKAKSTGDRAVAVSLVQLTENALVTGLKGKQRTVRRLLRTIDALYKEREQWQQVTYQFADFQNADECLALFRGPDSDFRDPCRFALLEAYSDPESRRQLGALFSSILNLDLIDLVPEAFAESLAPDPEHGLESYVELVDRTWQLGELLRRAVIQRPQTPKLKLVLDAYERWDKAFRETVGSIYTTKN, encoded by the coding sequence ATGAAAGATCTGAACGCTTTTGCTCAGCAATTAGCGGCTCGTATGGAGCAGCAATTGGCACGGTCGCCACAATCACTGATCAACTCAATTGAGGACGCAGACCCGGAAGCTGATTCGATAACGACCGGACCGCTCGACACCTTGGCGCAATTGACGCAGCAGGCCGAAGAACGGGCCGCCGTATCGGGCCGGTTTGCTCCGGTCGACCTGGTTGCGTTCATTGGCGATGATTCCATTCGTCAGCAAACGCTAAGTCGGCTGGCGCCTACCTGTACCATTGAAACTGTCGATGGAAAGTTGCAATGGCTTCTTGCCCAGAACTACCGAAACGATACGTTGAAAAAACTGGTCAGTTCAGATCGGCTGACAACCGTATTGAACGAACCGTTGCCCGCTACCGATTTGTTTGGCGATATGCTCCGAAAGGTTCTGAAGGAAGGCGACAAGCTACCTCTTGTAGATCGTTCGTCGGCTGACTTACAGGCCATTAGTGCGGCTACCGATGCCATCAGTGATACGGGTTTGCCCCAGCCCGACCCGGCTCAAATCCGAAATCTACTGCTGAAAGACACGTTACTGGCCGATTACGAGATTTTGCTCAAAAACCAGTTTGTTGGCCGGGAAGAGGAGTTGAAAAAACTGGAGCTGTTTGTTTTGCAGGGGAGTGGCTCAGTTGGCTATTCCGAATGGAGCGGTTTGGGGCTAACGGGCGTTGGCGGAGTGGGGAAATCAACACTGTTGGCCAAGTTTGCCGAAGACGCTGTTGCCCGCAAACTAGCGACACTTGTGCTCCTCGACTTTGATCGCCCTGGGATCGATCCCAGAGACCAATACTGGCTTGAGATGGAAATGACCCGGCAGGTTGGCTTGCAGTATGCCGATCTTGCTGAACCCTTACGGCAGCTACGAGCCGACTGGCGGCAACAGCGACAATCTGAGTCGGTAGCAAATCCCTATCAGCAATCGTCTAAAAATCAATATTTTACGGAATCTGTTGAGGTGAGTCGTGGCTTTCGTAGTATTGTGTCTGAGATGCGGCAGTTGATTCAACAGGCTAATCTGGAGAAGCCGCATACAGTAGCCCAGGAACGCCCTTTTCTGCTGGTACTCGACACCTTTGAAGAGGTCATGCAACTGGAACTGGCTGGCAGGGTACTAGACTGGCTATCGGATATTGGGAATGCACTCAGACCAATTCCGTTGCGGGTTATTTTTTCGGGCCGATTGTTCGACGACGACCAGACGGAGTTGGGAAGTTGGGGTGTTCGCGATTTTATCGAACTTACCGAACTGGACCATAAACAGGCAGAACTGCTTCTGCACAACCTCGGTGTTGCCAAACCGATGGCCAAACGCCTGTCGTACTCTGATCTGTTTCCACGCCGGCCACTTGAAATACGTTTACTGGCCAAAATAGCTACACGTGAATCGGCGTCCTCTATCGACGAACTGGAAGCCGAAATTCGGCAGGGCGGTCCAGCGGCCAAAAATCTGTTTACGGGTATTGTTTACAAACGATTACTCCAGCGAATTGACAATAAAGATAAAGTGATTCGCGAACTGGCTTATCCGGGCCTGGTACTTCGGTACGTTACACCAGCCTTGATTGAACAGGTGCTGGTACCCGCTTTAGACTTAACCCTCATGGACGATCCTGCCGTGGTATTGACTAAACTGGCTTCTTACAGTTGGCTGGCTTCGCGCAGAGCCAGTGAAGACCCGCAGGAGGTTTGGCACAGACGCGATTTACGACGATCGGTCCTGCAACTTATTCTGGCACAGGAACCCGGAAAAGCCCGACGTATTAGTGAACTGGCTGTGAAGTTCTTTGCCGATAAGCCAGAAAAAGAATGGGCTGAGGGAATCTACCATCAATTAATCCTCATGCGGGATCACCAGGACGGCGAAACCTTCGAACTGGCCGATCTGAAACAGGCTGGGCCATGGATCAAACTCGATTTAACCGATTTGCCCAAACCTGCTCAGGTACTGTTTCGGTTTGCAACGGAAGGGCGTGTTCAGTCGGGCGATGTTGACTGTTTACCGAACCGGTACTTAGCGGGGGCGTATCAAAAAACAGGACGTCGGCTTGTCAACAGCCGGGAATTTACCAAAGCCCTTCAACTGCTCAGGCGAGGGCAAGGTGCCAACATCGCCTATAAACTTCCGAATCCAACGCGACCCGATCTGTGGGAAATCGACGTGCTGTTTGCTACAGCCTCCTGGGCAGACCTGCCGGACGCATTGGATAAAACAGTAGTGGTGCCAACAGACGCTTCGCTGGTTAATTTTGCTAACTGGCTTTACCCGGCTGTGTTGGTGAATCCGGAGTTACGATCCCCCGCAGAAACAGCGCGTCGGTTAGCGGATGCCACCCAATCGGAGAAAGCAATGGACGATGTGCTAACGGGATCTGATGCCACACTGGTGGTTAGCTATCTGTCTGTAGGGTTGGTGCTTCAGCAGATAATCGCACCATTGACTGCCGATAGTCGTAGGCGTATTGGGCAATTTATTGGGCAGACTGAGCAACAGGCAGTTATTCGCAAATCGGCTCGGCTCTCCCACAAGCTTGTTTTACTGAGTTTGCTGAGTGATCAGCCTGCTACATCATTTAGTTTGGCTCCCTCCATAGTACGTATCAATTCGGCCTGGTTAAAGCGATTGGCTAAGGCTAAGTCGACAGGTGACAGAGCCGTAGCGGTGTCACTGGTTCAGTTAACCGAGAATGCATTAGTTACGGGTTTAAAGGGCAAGCAACGGACTGTGCGTCGGTTATTGCGCACCATTGATGCGCTTTATAAAGAGCGCGAGCAGTGGCAGCAGGTAACCTATCAATTTGCTGATTTTCAAAACGCGGATGAATGTCTGGCTCTATTTCGAGGCCCCGATTCCGATTTTCGCGACCCGTGTCGATTTGCCCTGTTGGAGGCTTATTCAGACCCGGAATCGCGCCGACAGCTTGGGGCCTTATTCAGTTCCATCCTGAATCTGGATCTAATCGACCTTGTCCCCGAAGCATTTGCCGAGTCACTGGCTCCTGATCCCGAACACGGTCTGGAAAGTTATGTCGAACTAGTCGACCGTACCTGGCAACTGGGCGAATTGCTTCGGCGAGCGGTAATTCAGCGCCCTCAGACTCCGAAACTGAAGCTGGTTCTGGACGCGTATGAGCGTTGGGATAAGGCGTTCAGAGAGACTGTTGGTTCTATATACACTACCAAAAATTAA
- a CDS encoding phospholipase D-like domain-containing protein, giving the protein MKTYRGIVRVRKSDILLDAGGVEVKLDGNYEELAPLDGLQTTIAGEQEGAVIRNATPASEAESVAIQDPFEPIIAAIASQQDRLRTIEGVFGVRPGISTTSSDDVVKPVIVVVTNPAETFNADAVPSTISGIPVEIRPATPLELTAGLLPLAAWADTAAGDVAEAVPPIGYVPPKTTEVALVEMDVHNITCHVGPDAGWITLKPFLEGTTRSLTVAMYEFYATHIIDTVTRLGKETTDKLNMILQVSANDKQIQQTLKDSWGTRLDFAKASVSGPNRIFNNSYHTKVAVRDSKSFWLSSGNWSPNSQPAIQPGNEQSLFRLGNREWHVIIDNEPMAQMYEKFIKYDMRMARKAGESEVAAVMPDLLIPQSLDEAEAVFLQPKPFLPKTFATTGEPVRVKPLMSPDNYAPEILNLIQRAQLSIYLQFSYIRQPSTGDFDAIISAIAEKMAAGLDVRILVGSSQQADHSELLIGKRGWKREQFRMQSSKLHNKGVLVDGNIAVVGSNNWSSDGTQFNRDTSLVFFSRPIAQYYTEVFLFDWTNLSRPINKGTGITPVIAPESGPTPLGMVRIPWQAWFDE; this is encoded by the coding sequence ATGAAAACATATCGCGGTATCGTGCGCGTTCGTAAGTCTGACATCCTGCTGGATGCCGGGGGAGTGGAAGTCAAACTGGACGGAAACTATGAAGAATTAGCTCCATTGGATGGGCTACAAACAACAATAGCCGGTGAACAGGAAGGCGCCGTTATTCGGAACGCTACCCCTGCTTCAGAAGCTGAATCGGTTGCGATACAAGATCCATTTGAGCCGATCATTGCGGCTATCGCCAGCCAGCAAGACAGGCTCAGGACTATTGAGGGCGTATTTGGGGTAAGGCCGGGGATTAGCACCACCAGCAGCGATGACGTCGTGAAGCCGGTTATCGTAGTCGTTACGAACCCGGCAGAGACGTTCAATGCCGATGCTGTTCCGTCAACTATTAGTGGTATTCCCGTTGAAATACGCCCTGCAACGCCCTTAGAGTTGACCGCTGGCTTGTTGCCACTTGCTGCCTGGGCAGACACCGCGGCCGGAGACGTTGCTGAAGCGGTTCCCCCTATTGGCTATGTACCACCAAAAACAACGGAGGTCGCTCTTGTTGAAATGGATGTTCATAACATTACCTGCCATGTTGGGCCCGATGCTGGCTGGATAACGCTAAAGCCATTTCTGGAGGGCACAACCCGAAGCCTGACCGTTGCCATGTATGAGTTTTATGCGACACATATTATCGACACGGTTACCCGGCTTGGGAAAGAGACTACCGATAAACTGAATATGATTTTGCAGGTGAGCGCGAATGATAAACAGATCCAGCAAACACTCAAAGATAGCTGGGGCACCCGGCTGGATTTTGCCAAAGCATCGGTTTCCGGCCCTAATCGAATTTTTAATAACTCCTATCATACCAAAGTAGCTGTCCGGGATTCAAAATCCTTCTGGTTATCGAGTGGGAACTGGAGCCCCAACAGTCAGCCAGCCATTCAGCCTGGTAATGAGCAGTCTCTGTTTCGGTTGGGCAATCGGGAATGGCACGTGATTATTGACAATGAGCCAATGGCGCAGATGTACGAAAAATTTATCAAGTACGATATGCGCATGGCCCGAAAGGCTGGTGAATCAGAGGTTGCAGCTGTTATGCCCGATTTGCTTATTCCCCAGTCACTGGATGAGGCCGAAGCTGTTTTCCTGCAGCCGAAACCTTTTTTGCCCAAAACGTTTGCTACCACAGGCGAGCCTGTTCGGGTGAAACCGCTGATGAGCCCGGATAATTATGCGCCGGAAATTCTGAACCTTATTCAACGGGCGCAGCTTTCGATTTACCTGCAATTCTCCTATATCCGGCAACCCTCTACCGGGGATTTCGACGCCATTATTTCGGCGATTGCCGAGAAAATGGCCGCTGGATTGGATGTTCGAATTCTGGTAGGAAGCTCGCAGCAGGCCGACCACTCTGAATTACTGATCGGTAAACGAGGCTGGAAACGGGAGCAGTTTCGGATGCAAAGCAGCAAACTCCATAATAAAGGCGTACTGGTAGACGGGAATATTGCGGTGGTGGGCAGCAACAACTGGTCGTCTGATGGAACCCAATTTAACCGGGATACCAGTCTCGTTTTCTTTTCGCGCCCTATTGCCCAATATTATACCGAAGTGTTTCTCTTCGACTGGACTAATCTGTCGAGACCTATTAACAAAGGAACGGGCATTACACCTGTAATCGCTCCTGAAAGCGGTCCGACCCCACTGGGCATGGTGCGAATTCCCTGGCAGGCCTGGTTTGATGAATAA
- a CDS encoding metallophosphoesterase codes for MAYFQSEEITKSPERSSEAYLDKSSSELVNHLQTEIAKTPGHNIGDFFTKSLWSWLSHYIKSRFGRKFPYPSYPLPETGIYELATDKVTKLAVTSDWATDPPESFDIALEIKKQEPDYTVHVGDTYFVGAPSEINSNFVEQGSPWVRGTTGSFAVLGNHEMYARGDAFFERLLPTLGLRNESGAYTGQKAGYFCLQNDHWRILGLDTGYHSTGRPIIEFLPGFSPDCHFDDEQMEWLEKTVKLGDKSDKRGLLIFSHHQFISAFCKESEYPKPAQQLASLLGPDRTILWLWGHEHKLAIYGKIQEKSGLSVYGRCIGHGGTPVEVQSKNFELCTKQNGYEALVGFYKRKQKTVNKTDLGYNGYVICHIDNEVITLDYVDNMGPLLSEKWVADLKSGTIQGKIEVLSDKKLTLAPGKSWDNAVQ; via the coding sequence ATGGCCTATTTTCAAAGTGAAGAGATAACTAAAAGCCCGGAAAGGTCAAGTGAAGCTTACCTTGACAAGTCTAGTTCGGAACTGGTCAATCACCTCCAAACAGAAATTGCGAAGACTCCGGGACACAACATCGGCGATTTTTTCACAAAATCGTTATGGTCCTGGCTCTCCCATTACATAAAAAGCAGGTTCGGCCGAAAATTCCCTTACCCCTCTTATCCGTTGCCAGAAACAGGAATTTATGAACTGGCAACGGATAAGGTAACCAAACTGGCTGTAACCAGCGATTGGGCTACAGACCCCCCTGAATCATTTGATATAGCCCTGGAAATTAAAAAACAGGAGCCGGACTACACGGTTCATGTCGGCGACACTTACTTTGTGGGTGCCCCTTCTGAAATAAACAGCAATTTTGTGGAACAGGGCTCACCCTGGGTACGAGGAACTACCGGAAGTTTTGCCGTCCTGGGAAACCACGAAATGTACGCACGGGGTGATGCTTTTTTTGAGCGCCTGCTACCCACATTAGGCTTACGCAATGAATCTGGTGCGTATACAGGGCAAAAAGCGGGGTATTTCTGCCTGCAAAATGACCATTGGCGAATCCTCGGGCTGGACACTGGCTACCATTCTACGGGTCGCCCCATCATTGAATTCCTTCCTGGATTTTCCCCTGATTGTCACTTTGATGACGAACAAATGGAGTGGCTCGAAAAAACCGTAAAACTGGGCGATAAATCCGACAAGCGAGGCCTGCTCATTTTTTCCCATCACCAGTTTATCTCGGCATTTTGTAAAGAATCCGAATACCCAAAGCCAGCTCAACAATTGGCGTCCTTACTTGGCCCCGACCGAACGATTTTATGGCTTTGGGGGCACGAACACAAACTGGCTATTTACGGAAAAATACAGGAGAAAAGTGGCCTGTCTGTTTACGGGCGCTGCATTGGCCATGGAGGAACACCCGTTGAAGTGCAATCGAAAAACTTTGAGCTGTGCACGAAACAGAATGGGTATGAAGCCTTGGTTGGCTTCTATAAACGAAAACAAAAAACTGTAAACAAGACAGATCTGGGTTATAACGGCTACGTTATCTGCCATATTGATAATGAAGTGATTACACTGGATTATGTTGACAATATGGGACCTTTACTGAGCGAAAAATGGGTAGCCGATCTAAAGTCGGGTACCATTCAGGGAAAGATAGAGGTGTTGTCCGACAAAAAATTAACACTGGCCCCAGGTAAATCCTGGGATAACGCGGTCCAGTAG
- a CDS encoding AraC family transcriptional regulator: MSVAVPVYKLQSFPRHEPDALFYMTRLEKLVQEFKGIDNPHSHTFYLLMWIVKGSGTHTIDFRTYQIGASQLYFLTPGQVHSWELSPDVQGYNLFFDANFFRGRFGNRLYQYPFFHSHQHQPLLEITSQQPLFSDLFRYAYNEYEQQQTNRADVFLSFVHILLETANRLYNQQWVGTDIHLYDRIRDYEELIENQFLTVREVSAYAEQMSLTPNYLNHICKKILGKTASQLLHERIVIEAQRLLTHTAQSVKEIAFQVGFDDPSYFVRFFKKTTGQTPAEFRQSLVPHR; this comes from the coding sequence ATGTCGGTCGCCGTTCCTGTTTATAAACTCCAGTCGTTTCCTCGTCATGAGCCGGACGCACTCTTTTATATGACGCGGCTGGAGAAATTAGTGCAGGAATTTAAGGGCATAGACAACCCCCATTCCCACACATTTTACCTGTTGATGTGGATCGTGAAGGGGAGTGGTACCCATACGATTGATTTTAGAACGTATCAAATCGGTGCATCTCAACTTTACTTTCTGACACCCGGTCAGGTGCATAGCTGGGAATTGTCTCCTGATGTTCAGGGATATAATCTATTCTTTGATGCTAATTTCTTTCGCGGGCGGTTTGGCAATCGGTTGTATCAGTATCCTTTCTTTCACTCACATCAGCACCAGCCATTGCTGGAAATAACCAGCCAGCAGCCCCTATTTAGTGATCTATTCAGGTATGCCTATAACGAATATGAACAGCAACAGACCAATCGGGCCGATGTATTTCTGTCGTTTGTTCATATCCTCCTGGAAACGGCTAATCGATTGTATAACCAACAATGGGTAGGAACCGATATACACCTCTACGATCGAATCAGAGATTATGAAGAATTGATCGAAAACCAGTTTTTGACCGTTCGCGAGGTGAGTGCTTATGCTGAGCAGATGAGCCTAACGCCAAACTACTTAAATCACATTTGTAAGAAGATTCTGGGTAAAACGGCTAGTCAACTCCTGCACGAACGGATTGTCATTGAAGCACAGCGATTATTAACCCATACAGCCCAATCGGTTAAGGAAATTGCGTTCCAGGTAGGTTTCGACGACCCTTCTTATTTCGTTCGATTCTTCAAGAAAACGACTGGACAAACCCCTGCTGAATTTCGACAATCACTAGTGCCCCATCGTTGA
- a CDS encoding DUF983 domain-containing protein codes for MHEHCPHCGENFMPEPGFYWASMFVSYAFYTIYTLTTFFVFVQWLQIDLNYYLIGLIPTLILLTPYFFRMARRTWLTLFIAPKPQHKAEIPTQG; via the coding sequence ATGCATGAGCATTGTCCGCACTGTGGCGAAAACTTCATGCCCGAACCTGGTTTCTACTGGGCTTCCATGTTTGTAAGCTATGCATTTTATACCATCTACACGCTGACTACCTTCTTCGTTTTTGTTCAATGGTTGCAAATCGACCTGAACTATTATTTGATCGGCTTGATACCAACGTTGATCCTGCTGACTCCCTATTTCTTCCGGATGGCCCGCCGGACATGGTTAACATTGTTTATTGCGCCGAAACCCCAGCATAAAGCAGAGATTCCCACACAGGGATAA
- a CDS encoding winged helix-turn-helix domain-containing protein, translating into MKQWTGIFGMGSLVVIGLLCTQFAWLTPAKTATDSQRFPQKVNLALRRTVHHLLLKSGDSTSRIQPVQQQNAQVFSIQIDHAFDYGQLPVLLQESFKVHDIQANYDVAVLDCAQGELQLGYNFRDLTEKNEVPCGGRNQPPGCYILQVTFAAPEAASSPITGWWVLALGGLLMGLGYVAWKRSNRSNEVVEMPDTAPIETDRIVLGNSSFEPARQLLHSGEHQYNLTYREAKLLQFFMGHLNQVVERDLILKSVWEDEGIIVGRSVDVFVSRLRKMLQDDPSIRIVAVHGVGYKVEVQNLVRNS; encoded by the coding sequence ATGAAACAATGGACTGGGATATTCGGGATGGGGAGCCTGGTGGTGATCGGGTTGCTTTGTACGCAATTTGCCTGGCTAACACCTGCTAAAACGGCAACTGATAGCCAGCGATTTCCCCAAAAAGTGAATTTGGCTCTTCGGCGTACAGTGCATCATCTGCTATTGAAATCAGGCGATTCTACGTCCCGGATTCAGCCTGTACAGCAACAGAATGCCCAGGTTTTCTCGATTCAGATTGATCATGCATTCGATTACGGTCAGTTGCCTGTCTTGTTGCAGGAATCTTTTAAGGTGCATGATATACAGGCTAATTACGACGTGGCCGTTTTGGACTGTGCCCAGGGTGAATTGCAACTGGGGTATAACTTTCGGGACCTGACCGAAAAGAATGAAGTTCCCTGCGGAGGACGAAATCAGCCACCGGGATGCTACATCCTACAAGTCACCTTTGCAGCCCCCGAAGCGGCATCGTCGCCAATAACTGGCTGGTGGGTACTGGCATTGGGCGGGTTGCTAATGGGTCTTGGCTATGTCGCCTGGAAGCGGTCGAACCGGAGCAACGAGGTAGTTGAGATGCCTGATACGGCTCCCATAGAAACGGATCGGATCGTGCTTGGTAATTCGAGTTTCGAGCCTGCCCGGCAGTTGCTGCATTCGGGGGAGCATCAGTATAATCTGACGTATCGTGAAGCGAAACTTCTCCAGTTTTTTATGGGTCATCTCAATCAGGTTGTTGAGCGAGACCTCATTCTAAAGTCAGTTTGGGAAGACGAGGGGATTATTGTTGGGCGCAGTGTCGATGTATTTGTTTCTCGCTTACGCAAAATGCTCCAGGATGATCCCAGTATTCGGATTGTGGCTGTACATGGGGTAGGGTATAAAGTAGAGGTTCAAAATTTGGTGAGGAATAGCTAG